The Saccharopolyspora gloriosae genome window below encodes:
- a CDS encoding phosphotransferase family protein, whose product MSEELRARLAARLAGLRGEPVEVSAPQRLTGGASRETWTFRATTATDARRLVLRRDPPGYDRPESMGVEASVIAAAARCAVPVPALLDHDADPAVLGAPYLISEHVDGETIPRRLLREPEFDEVRPTLAAELGRVLARIHRIPVGDVPGLAHPDPLAALEADHARHDEPLPALELGLRWLRENRPPPAGDVVVHGDFRNGNLIVGPDGLRAVLDWELVHRGDPLEDLGWLCVKAWRFAAAPPVGGFGRRADLFAGYAEVAGWAPDPAAVHWWEVYGTAKWAVGCRDMARRHLTGADRSVELAAIGRRVCEQEHDLLLALGIPPSSEDPSEPDAPAPDLHGRPTAAELVEAVAEFLRADARPALEGRTRFHALVAENVLGAVERELRLGPGQRRRRADRLAALGHRDEAELAAAIRAGADGDDVLAAVREGVTDRLLVANPRYLGNP is encoded by the coding sequence ATGAGCGAGGAGCTGCGCGCGCGGCTCGCCGCCCGCCTCGCCGGCCTGCGCGGTGAACCCGTCGAAGTGTCCGCTCCGCAGCGGCTCACCGGCGGAGCCAGCCGCGAGACCTGGACGTTCCGCGCCACGACCGCGACGGACGCGCGGCGGCTGGTCCTGCGCCGCGACCCGCCCGGCTACGACCGGCCGGAGTCGATGGGCGTGGAAGCGTCGGTGATCGCAGCCGCCGCTCGCTGCGCGGTGCCCGTGCCCGCGTTGCTGGACCACGACGCCGACCCGGCGGTGCTCGGCGCGCCGTACCTGATCAGCGAACACGTCGACGGCGAGACGATTCCCCGGCGCCTGCTGCGGGAACCGGAGTTCGACGAGGTGCGCCCGACGCTGGCCGCGGAGCTCGGCAGGGTGCTCGCCCGCATCCACCGCATCCCGGTCGGAGACGTGCCCGGTCTGGCGCACCCCGATCCGCTGGCGGCGCTGGAGGCCGATCACGCGCGGCACGACGAACCGCTGCCCGCGCTGGAGCTCGGACTCCGGTGGCTGCGGGAGAACCGGCCGCCGCCCGCCGGGGACGTGGTGGTGCACGGCGACTTCCGCAACGGCAACCTCATCGTCGGCCCCGACGGGTTGCGCGCGGTGCTCGACTGGGAACTGGTGCACCGCGGTGATCCGCTGGAGGACCTGGGGTGGCTGTGCGTCAAGGCGTGGCGGTTCGCCGCCGCGCCACCGGTGGGCGGCTTCGGGCGGCGCGCGGACCTGTTCGCCGGGTACGCGGAGGTCGCGGGCTGGGCGCCGGATCCGGCGGCGGTGCACTGGTGGGAGGTGTACGGGACGGCGAAGTGGGCGGTCGGCTGCCGGGACATGGCCCGGCGGCACCTGACCGGCGCGGACCGCTCGGTGGAGCTCGCCGCCATCGGCAGGCGGGTGTGCGAGCAGGAGCACGATCTGCTGCTGGCGCTGGGAATTCCACCGTCATCGGAAGATCCATCGGAACCGGACGCGCCCGCCCCCGATCTGCACGGACGCCCCACTGCCGCCGAACTGGTGGAGGCGGTGGCGGAATTCCTGCGCGCCGACGCGCGGCCCGCGCTGGAGGGGCGCACCCGGTTCCACGCGCTGGTGGCCGAGAACGTGCTCGGCGCGGTGGAGCGCGAACTGCGCCTCGGCCCCGGGCAGCGGCGGCGCCGTGCGGACCGGCTGGCCGCGCTCGGCCACCGGGACGAGGCCGAGCTCGCCGCCGCGATCCGCGCCGGAGCCGACGGCGACGACGTGCTCGCCGCCGTCCGCGAGGGCGTCACCGACCGCCTGCTCGTCGCCAACCCCCGCTACCTCGGGAATCCGTGA
- a CDS encoding SDR family NAD(P)-dependent oxidoreductase, translated as MPEPAPFDLSGHVALVTGGNSGIGLAMGDALAAAGAGVCLWGTNEQRNAEAAEHLGRHGTEVLALRCDVADEDQVEQSMSRLIGHFGRLDSCFANAGVGGAGTRFIETDLTEFHRVTRVNLDGAFLTLRAAAARMVQQGEGGSLIGTASLAAVQGQPRGQAYSASKGALIAMIKSIAIELSRHRIRANAVLPGWVSTPMADPALNSEPFQRRVLPRMPVGRWGEPDDFGAVAVYLASSASAFHTADTITLDGGYSAF; from the coding sequence ATGCCTGAGCCCGCCCCGTTCGACCTCAGCGGTCACGTCGCCCTCGTCACCGGCGGCAACTCCGGGATCGGTCTGGCGATGGGCGACGCCCTCGCCGCGGCCGGCGCGGGCGTGTGCCTGTGGGGGACCAACGAGCAGCGCAACGCCGAGGCCGCCGAGCACCTGGGCCGCCACGGCACCGAGGTGCTGGCGCTGCGCTGCGACGTCGCCGACGAGGACCAGGTCGAGCAGTCGATGAGCAGGCTCATCGGCCACTTCGGGCGGCTGGACTCGTGCTTCGCCAACGCGGGCGTGGGCGGTGCGGGAACCCGCTTCATCGAGACCGATCTGACCGAGTTCCACCGCGTCACCAGGGTCAACCTGGACGGCGCGTTCCTCACGCTGCGCGCCGCCGCCGCGCGGATGGTCCAGCAGGGCGAGGGCGGCAGCCTCATCGGCACGGCCAGCCTGGCCGCGGTGCAGGGCCAGCCGCGCGGGCAGGCGTACTCGGCCAGCAAGGGCGCCCTGATCGCGATGATCAAATCCATCGCGATCGAACTGTCCCGGCACCGGATCCGCGCGAACGCGGTGCTGCCCGGCTGGGTGAGCACGCCGATGGCCGACCCCGCGCTGAACTCGGAGCCGTTCCAGCGGCGCGTGCTGCCCCGGATGCCCGTCGGCCGGTGGGGCGAACCCGACGACTTCGGCGCCGTCGCGGTCTACCTCGCCAGCTCGGCCAGCGCCTTCCACACCGCCGACACGATCACCCTGGACGGCGGCTACTCGGCGTTCTGA
- a CDS encoding AGE family epimerase/isomerase, translating to MTEQSQAFVPQWVRAEPDRVLAFAGDAAHPDGGFAWLDSAGAPVPERPVETWITCRTTHVLALAVAQGRDELRPGVEHGVTALRGLLHDDDNGGWFASATAAGPVADHKGAYEHAFVLLAAASAAAIGADGGRALLDEALEVFDSRFWQEEFGLVADSWDRTWSELEPYRGVNANMHTVEALLAAADVTGDRRWSDRAARIVANVVHGFAREHDWRLPEHFDPGWNVLLDYNLDKPADQFRPYGVTIGHLLEWSRLALHVRHALGDEAPGWLLDDARELFATAVRDGWNVDGAEGFVYTTDFDGAPVVRNRLHWVIAESLATAWALHQATGDEQYARWFATWAEHAESHFVDRELGSWRHELDERNRPAATVWEGKPDLYHAYQATLLPQLPPAASFIGAVTG from the coding sequence GTGACTGAGCAATCGCAGGCGTTCGTGCCGCAGTGGGTGCGTGCCGAGCCGGACCGGGTACTCGCGTTCGCCGGGGACGCGGCGCACCCGGACGGTGGTTTCGCCTGGCTGGACTCCGCCGGTGCGCCGGTGCCGGAGCGGCCGGTGGAAACGTGGATCACCTGCCGGACCACGCACGTCCTCGCGCTCGCCGTCGCGCAGGGGCGGGACGAGCTGCGCCCGGGGGTCGAACACGGCGTCACCGCGCTGCGCGGCCTGCTGCACGACGACGACAACGGCGGCTGGTTCGCCTCGGCCACCGCGGCCGGGCCGGTCGCGGACCACAAGGGCGCCTACGAGCACGCCTTCGTCCTGCTCGCCGCCGCCAGCGCCGCCGCGATCGGCGCCGACGGCGGACGCGCCCTGCTCGACGAAGCGCTGGAGGTGTTCGATTCCCGCTTCTGGCAGGAGGAATTCGGCCTCGTCGCCGACTCCTGGGACCGCACCTGGAGCGAGCTGGAGCCCTACCGGGGCGTCAACGCCAACATGCACACCGTGGAGGCCCTGCTGGCCGCCGCAGACGTGACCGGCGACCGCCGCTGGTCCGACCGCGCCGCCCGCATCGTGGCGAACGTGGTGCACGGCTTCGCCCGCGAGCACGACTGGCGGCTGCCCGAGCACTTCGACCCGGGCTGGAACGTGCTGCTCGACTACAACCTGGACAAGCCCGCCGACCAGTTCCGCCCGTACGGGGTGACCATCGGGCACCTGCTGGAGTGGTCCCGGCTGGCGCTGCACGTCCGGCACGCGCTGGGCGACGAGGCTCCCGGCTGGCTGCTCGACGACGCGCGGGAGCTGTTCGCCACCGCGGTGCGCGACGGCTGGAACGTGGACGGCGCGGAAGGCTTCGTCTACACGACTGACTTCGACGGCGCCCCCGTCGTGCGCAACCGCCTGCACTGGGTCATCGCCGAATCCCTGGCCACCGCGTGGGCGTTACACCAGGCGACCGGTGATGAGCAGTACGCCCGCTGGTTCGCCACCTGGGCCGAGCACGCCGAGAGCCACTTCGTGGACCGCGAACTCGGCTCCTGGCGCCACGAGCTGGACGAGCGCAACCGTCCCGCCGCGACGGTCTGGGAGGGCAAGCCCGACCTGTACCACGCCTACCAGGCCACCCTGCTCCCGCAGCTCCCGCCCGCGGCGTCGTTCATCGGAGCCGTCACCGGCTGA
- a CDS encoding NAD-dependent formate dehydrogenase: MKFVAVLYPGPAEQHVDHSGLELLGSTEGALGLAKLLESEGHELVVLSDRDRALRDHLADAHVFITTPFWPTYLTADDLRRAERLELVLTAGVGSDHVDAEAAAELGITVAEVTGSNVVSVAEHAVMQLLALVRNYLPAYQQVVDGRWDIADIAARSHDIEDKTIGIVGMGQIGQRIALRLRGFDVKVLYNTRHRRGSTDEAVFGARFKHLDDLVAQSDAIVLSCPLTAETKGLFDERRLRAMRPGSWLVNIARGQIVDTDALVEVLESGHLGGYAGDVWYPQPAPPDHPWRTMPGHALTPHVSGTTLEAQQRYAAGIQDSVRRYLDGDPLQEDYVVARPT, encoded by the coding sequence GTGAAATTCGTTGCCGTGCTCTACCCCGGACCTGCTGAACAGCACGTCGACCACTCCGGCCTGGAGCTGCTCGGCAGCACCGAGGGAGCGCTGGGCCTGGCGAAGCTGCTGGAGTCCGAGGGGCACGAACTCGTCGTCCTCAGCGACCGCGACCGCGCGCTGCGCGACCACCTCGCCGACGCGCACGTGTTCATCACGACCCCGTTCTGGCCGACGTACCTGACCGCGGACGACCTGCGCCGCGCGGAACGCCTCGAACTGGTCCTGACCGCCGGGGTCGGCTCCGACCACGTCGACGCCGAGGCGGCGGCCGAACTCGGCATCACCGTCGCCGAGGTCACCGGCAGCAACGTGGTCAGCGTGGCCGAGCACGCCGTGATGCAGCTGCTCGCCCTGGTGCGCAACTACCTCCCGGCGTACCAGCAGGTGGTGGACGGCAGGTGGGACATCGCCGACATCGCGGCGCGCTCCCACGACATCGAGGACAAGACGATCGGCATCGTCGGCATGGGCCAGATCGGGCAGCGCATCGCGCTGCGGCTCCGGGGATTCGACGTGAAGGTCCTCTACAACACCAGGCATCGACGCGGCAGCACCGACGAGGCCGTGTTCGGCGCCCGGTTCAAGCACCTCGACGATCTGGTCGCGCAGTCCGACGCGATCGTGCTGTCCTGCCCGCTGACTGCGGAGACGAAGGGACTGTTCGACGAGCGGCGGTTGCGGGCCATGCGGCCCGGCTCGTGGCTGGTGAACATCGCCCGCGGTCAGATCGTGGACACCGATGCGCTGGTGGAAGTGCTCGAAAGCGGCCACCTCGGCGGCTACGCCGGCGACGTCTGGTACCCGCAGCCCGCGCCGCCGGACCACCCCTGGCGGACCATGCCCGGCCACGCGCTCACACCGCACGTCTCCGGCACCACCCTGGAAGCCCAGCAGCGCTACGCCGCGGGAATCCAGGACTCCGTCCGCCGCTACCTCGACGGCGACCCCCTCCAAGAGGACTACGTGGTGGCCCGACCGACCTGA
- a CDS encoding acyl-CoA dehydrogenase family protein, with product MDFTLPYELVRVLGELDAFVDAEIRPLQDQDDNTRFFDHRREFARTDVEAGGTPHPEWEALLAEMFRRADAAGWLRYGLPESVGGSGGGNLAMAVIREHLAAKGLGLHNDLQNESSVVGNFPFVHMFLEFGTEAQRQEFVEGMITHRKRVAFGLTEPGHGSDATWLETTAVRDGDDWIINGGKRFNSGLHSATHDVIFARTSGDGGDARGITAFIVPTDAPGFSVDFHWWTFNMPTDHAEVTLRDVRVPGTAVFGEVGGGLALAQHFVHENRIRQAASGVGAAQFCLDRSVAYARDRVTFGQPLAQRQAVQWPLVELHTEAELVRNLVRRTAWELDRVPHHEISDRVSMCNYRANRLVCDAADRAMQVHGGLGYTRHEPFEHIYRHHRRYRITEGAEEIQLRKIAGYLFGYAGPRKR from the coding sequence ATGGACTTCACCCTGCCCTACGAGCTGGTGCGAGTGCTCGGCGAGCTCGACGCCTTCGTCGACGCCGAGATCCGGCCGCTGCAAGACCAGGACGACAACACGCGCTTCTTCGACCACCGCAGGGAATTCGCCCGCACCGACGTCGAAGCGGGCGGCACTCCGCACCCCGAGTGGGAGGCGCTGCTGGCGGAGATGTTCCGCCGCGCGGACGCCGCCGGCTGGTTGCGCTACGGACTGCCGGAGTCCGTCGGCGGCAGCGGCGGCGGCAACCTCGCCATGGCCGTGATCCGCGAACACCTGGCCGCGAAGGGGCTCGGGCTGCACAACGACCTGCAGAACGAGTCCTCAGTGGTCGGCAACTTCCCGTTCGTGCACATGTTCCTGGAGTTCGGCACCGAAGCGCAGCGCCAGGAGTTCGTCGAAGGCATGATCACGCACCGCAAGCGGGTCGCGTTCGGGCTCACCGAACCCGGCCACGGCAGCGACGCGACCTGGCTGGAGACCACGGCCGTGCGCGACGGCGACGACTGGATCATCAACGGCGGCAAGCGGTTCAACTCCGGGCTGCACTCCGCGACCCACGACGTGATCTTCGCCCGCACCTCCGGCGACGGCGGCGACGCGCGGGGCATCACCGCGTTCATCGTGCCCACGGATGCGCCGGGATTCTCCGTGGACTTCCACTGGTGGACGTTCAACATGCCCACCGATCACGCCGAGGTGACCTTGCGGGACGTGCGAGTCCCCGGGACCGCGGTGTTCGGCGAGGTCGGCGGCGGGCTCGCGCTGGCCCAGCACTTCGTGCACGAGAACCGGATCCGCCAGGCCGCCTCCGGGGTGGGGGCCGCGCAGTTCTGCCTCGACCGCAGCGTCGCCTACGCCCGCGACCGCGTCACCTTCGGGCAGCCCCTCGCGCAGCGCCAAGCCGTGCAGTGGCCGCTGGTGGAGCTGCACACCGAAGCGGAACTGGTGCGCAACCTGGTGCGGCGCACCGCGTGGGAGCTCGACCGCGTGCCGCACCACGAGATCAGCGACCGCGTCTCGATGTGCAACTACCGCGCGAACCGGCTGGTGTGCGACGCCGCCGACCGGGCGATGCAGGTGCACGGCGGGCTCGGCTACACGCGGCACGAACCGTTCGAGCACATCTACCGCCACCACCGGCGCTACCGGATCACCGAGGGGGCCGAGGAGATCCAGCTGCGCAAGATCGCCGGGTACCTGTTCGGCTACGCCGGCCCGCGGAAGAGGTGA
- a CDS encoding acyclic terpene utilization AtuA family protein, with protein MRERAIRIGDFSGYLGDRFSAVDEVLAGDPVDVLIGDYLAEITLAALSVRYRRDPARGYVEYFVDQLRPHLATLAERRVKVVTNAGGFHPAALASALRELIAAEGVALCVAHVEGDNVLDRLPAYQRAGHRLENLDSGAALAEWDAEPMAANAYLGGWGIAEALASGADIVVCGRVTDASLTSGPAAWWHGWGREDWDALAGAVLAGHIIECGPHATGGNFSGFTRVPGMLVPGFPIAEIDAAGSSVITKHDHDGGTVTTDTVTAQIVYEIQGPAYLNPDVTVHLDEVALELDGPDRVRVTGTTGSPPPPTTKVAVFGQLGHQVVNTVFVTGLDVDAKVDLLRAQIGRDVPEGVTELDITRIGTAAANPGTQWDATVGLRVMATAAEKAPLERFDAAARLGSLYLQSIPGYFHDGGAGLTSTPRPRIDYWPALLPMSEVPHRLALPDGSTVDVKPPVHTEPVAPQPVHAEPGKPVATGETRSAPLGLLAHARSGDKGGNSNVGVWVSDDRAWPWLRDTLSTEALRALVPECADLAVVRHEFPNLRAVHFVLRGLLGTGGSSNLRVDQVGKAVGEYLRAKHVTIPVELLPDEGGNHVAD; from the coding sequence GTGCGTGAACGAGCCATCCGCATCGGCGATTTCTCCGGCTACCTGGGCGACCGGTTCAGCGCCGTGGACGAAGTGCTGGCCGGTGATCCGGTGGACGTGCTGATCGGCGACTACCTCGCGGAGATCACCCTCGCGGCGCTGTCGGTGCGCTACCGGCGGGATCCGGCGCGCGGCTACGTGGAGTACTTCGTCGACCAGCTGCGCCCGCACCTGGCGACGCTGGCCGAACGACGCGTCAAGGTCGTCACCAACGCGGGCGGTTTCCACCCCGCCGCTCTCGCGTCCGCGCTGCGGGAGCTCATCGCCGCCGAAGGCGTCGCGCTGTGCGTGGCCCACGTCGAAGGCGACAACGTCCTCGACCGGCTGCCCGCCTACCAGCGGGCCGGGCACCGCTTGGAGAACCTCGATTCCGGTGCGGCGCTCGCCGAGTGGGACGCCGAGCCGATGGCCGCGAACGCCTACCTCGGCGGCTGGGGCATCGCGGAGGCGCTCGCGAGCGGCGCCGACATCGTGGTGTGCGGGCGGGTCACCGACGCCTCGCTGACCTCCGGGCCCGCGGCGTGGTGGCACGGCTGGGGGCGCGAGGACTGGGACGCGCTGGCCGGGGCGGTGCTGGCCGGGCACATCATCGAGTGCGGTCCGCACGCCACCGGCGGCAACTTCTCCGGGTTCACCCGCGTTCCGGGCATGCTCGTGCCCGGCTTCCCGATCGCCGAGATCGACGCCGCGGGCAGCAGCGTCATCACCAAGCACGACCACGACGGCGGCACCGTCACCACCGACACGGTCACCGCGCAGATCGTCTACGAGATCCAAGGCCCGGCTTACCTGAACCCGGACGTCACCGTGCACCTCGACGAGGTCGCGCTGGAACTCGACGGCCCGGACCGCGTGCGGGTCACCGGCACCACCGGTTCTCCCCCGCCGCCGACGACGAAGGTCGCGGTGTTCGGGCAGCTCGGCCACCAGGTCGTCAACACCGTGTTCGTGACCGGGCTGGACGTCGACGCGAAGGTGGACCTGCTGCGCGCGCAGATCGGCCGCGACGTGCCCGAGGGCGTCACCGAGCTCGACATCACCCGGATCGGCACCGCCGCGGCGAACCCGGGCACGCAGTGGGACGCCACGGTGGGCCTGCGGGTGATGGCCACCGCCGCGGAGAAGGCTCCGCTGGAGCGGTTCGACGCGGCGGCGCGGCTCGGATCGCTGTACCTGCAGAGCATTCCCGGCTACTTCCACGACGGCGGCGCCGGGCTCACGTCCACGCCGCGCCCGCGCATCGACTACTGGCCCGCGCTGCTGCCGATGTCCGAGGTCCCGCACCGGCTCGCGCTGCCCGACGGGTCCACCGTGGACGTGAAGCCGCCGGTGCACACCGAGCCGGTGGCACCGCAACCCGTGCACGCGGAGCCCGGAAAGCCCGTCGCCACCGGGGAAACCCGCTCGGCACCGCTGGGCCTGCTGGCGCACGCGCGCAGCGGGGACAAGGGCGGCAACAGCAACGTCGGAGTCTGGGTGAGCGACGACCGCGCCTGGCCGTGGCTGCGCGACACCCTCTCCACCGAAGCGTTGCGCGCACTCGTGCCCGAGTGCGCGGACCTGGCCGTCGTGCGCCACGAATTCCCGAACCTGCGCGCGGTGCACTTCGTGCTGCGCGGCCTGCTGGGCACCGGTGGTTCGTCGAACCTGCGCGTCGACCAGGTCGGCAAAGCCGTGGGCGAGTACCTGCGGGCGAAGCACGTGACCATCCCGGTGGAACTGCTACCGGACGAAGGAGGCAACCATGTCGCTGACTGA
- a CDS encoding crotonase/enoyl-CoA hydratase family protein, translating to MTDPAQQRVSCAIADGVAQVRLNRPDKLNALDPEMFSALAETGLRLREEPRVRAVVLSGEGRSFCAGLDFESFRAMAGGDGLSGHAPHPPIGPAKALGQQAVHVWRHLPVPVIAAVHGVAYGGGLQLALGADIRVVAPDSRLSVLEIKWGLVPDMTGTQVLPELVGRDVAKELTFTGRVVGGAEAVSLGLATKLADDPAAAARELAAEIAGKNPHAVRHAKHLLDAAGQVDLAEGFAAEQRALAALLGTPNQVEAVQAAFGDRVPEFSDPDGAVDA from the coding sequence TTGACCGATCCCGCGCAGCAGCGCGTATCCTGCGCCATCGCCGACGGGGTGGCGCAGGTGCGGCTGAATCGGCCGGACAAGCTCAACGCCCTCGACCCGGAGATGTTCAGCGCCCTGGCCGAGACCGGGCTGCGGCTCCGCGAGGAACCGCGAGTGCGAGCCGTGGTGCTGAGCGGCGAAGGCCGGTCGTTCTGCGCGGGCCTGGACTTCGAATCGTTCCGCGCCATGGCGGGCGGCGACGGTCTGAGCGGCCACGCCCCGCACCCGCCGATCGGACCGGCGAAAGCGCTCGGCCAGCAGGCCGTGCACGTCTGGCGCCACCTGCCGGTACCGGTGATCGCCGCCGTGCACGGCGTGGCCTACGGCGGTGGGCTGCAACTCGCGCTGGGCGCTGACATCAGAGTGGTCGCGCCCGACTCGCGGCTGTCCGTGCTGGAGATCAAGTGGGGCCTGGTGCCGGACATGACCGGCACCCAGGTGCTGCCCGAGCTCGTCGGGCGCGACGTGGCCAAAGAGCTGACCTTCACCGGGCGCGTGGTCGGGGGAGCGGAGGCCGTGTCGCTCGGCCTGGCCACCAAGCTCGCCGACGACCCGGCCGCGGCCGCCCGCGAGCTGGCGGCGGAGATCGCGGGCAAGAACCCGCACGCGGTGCGGCACGCGAAGCACCTGCTCGACGCGGCGGGCCAGGTCGATCTGGCGGAGGGCTTCGCCGCCGAGCAGCGGGCGCTGGCCGCGCTGCTCGGCACTCCCAACCAGGTCGAAGCCGTGCAAGCCGCCTTCGGCGACCGCGTCCCCGAGTTCAGCGACCCGGACGGAGCCGTCGATGCCTGA
- a CDS encoding CoA transferase: protein MSLTDRVAAAVAEPATSDAFDPHAELDEVLAGVGMSSGDTGGSITFHGADPVVPSTLRLGGGSAIALAAKSAAIAKLWRSRGGAGQDIDVDLRSAPHRLCPFYDRKWELLNGYPPATAANPSNALGFAFYRTADDRWMMPLNPYPKIKIAAQKLLGVPDDAEAVAKAISGWNGLDLENAAVAAGTVLPMLRSTEELLAEPHYRDALADMPLVEITKIGESEPEPLSGGTSPLDGIRALGMGHVIAGAGVGRALALHGADVLNLWRPNELEHDTTYVTANVGTRSATIDPYKPEGAQRIRGLLADADVFFANRRPGYLDSIGLSPEQAAETRPGIIHATATLNGEHGPWAGRVGFDQTAGSLTGMMHLEGDGDTPALPPILVVNDYIVSWLLTTGVAEALARRATEGGSYRVHVSLTRAALWILSMGVFDKQYAQATAGSDARHAYLDPEIFTADTPLGHYQGVTDQVRMSATPGHYRTVLVPRGSSRPEWLER from the coding sequence ATGTCGCTGACTGACCGCGTCGCGGCGGCCGTGGCCGAACCGGCCACCTCGGACGCGTTCGACCCGCACGCCGAGCTCGACGAGGTGCTCGCCGGTGTCGGGATGAGTTCCGGCGACACCGGCGGTTCCATCACCTTCCACGGCGCGGACCCGGTGGTGCCCAGCACGCTGCGGCTCGGCGGCGGGTCGGCGATCGCGCTCGCCGCGAAGTCGGCGGCGATCGCCAAGCTGTGGCGGTCGCGCGGCGGTGCCGGCCAGGACATCGACGTGGACCTGCGGTCCGCGCCGCACCGGCTGTGCCCGTTCTACGACCGCAAGTGGGAACTGCTCAACGGCTATCCGCCCGCGACGGCGGCGAACCCCTCCAACGCGCTCGGCTTCGCCTTCTACCGCACCGCCGACGACCGGTGGATGATGCCGCTCAACCCCTACCCGAAGATCAAGATCGCGGCGCAGAAGCTGCTCGGCGTGCCCGACGACGCCGAGGCCGTCGCGAAGGCGATCTCCGGCTGGAACGGCCTCGACCTGGAGAACGCCGCCGTGGCGGCGGGCACCGTGCTGCCGATGCTGCGCAGCACCGAGGAACTGCTCGCCGAACCGCACTACCGCGACGCGCTCGCCGACATGCCGCTGGTGGAGATCACCAAGATCGGCGAGAGCGAGCCGGAGCCGCTGTCCGGCGGCACCTCCCCGCTCGACGGCATCCGCGCCCTGGGCATGGGGCACGTGATCGCCGGGGCGGGCGTCGGCCGAGCGCTCGCGCTGCACGGCGCGGACGTGCTGAACCTGTGGCGCCCCAACGAACTGGAGCACGACACCACCTACGTCACCGCGAACGTCGGCACCCGCTCCGCCACCATCGACCCGTACAAGCCGGAAGGCGCGCAACGGATCCGCGGGCTGCTCGCCGACGCGGACGTGTTCTTCGCCAACCGCCGCCCCGGCTACCTCGACTCCATCGGCCTGTCCCCGGAGCAGGCCGCCGAGACCCGCCCCGGCATCATCCACGCCACGGCGACGCTCAACGGCGAGCACGGCCCGTGGGCGGGGCGCGTCGGGTTCGACCAGACCGCGGGCAGCCTCACCGGCATGATGCACCTCGAAGGCGACGGCGACACCCCCGCGCTGCCACCGATCCTCGTGGTCAACGACTACATCGTGTCCTGGCTGCTGACCACCGGCGTCGCCGAGGCGCTGGCCCGCCGCGCCACCGAGGGCGGCAGCTACCGGGTGCACGTCTCGCTGACCCGCGCCGCGCTGTGGATCCTCAGCATGGGCGTGTTCGACAAGCAGTACGCCCAGGCCACCGCGGGCAGCGACGCCCGGCACGCCTACCTCGACCCGGAGATCTTCACCGCCGACACCCCGCTGGGCCACTACCAGGGCGTCACCGACCAGGTCCGGATGTCGGCGACACCGGGCCACTACCGCACGGTGCTGGTGCCGCGCGGCTCGTCGCGGCCGGAGTGGCTGGAGCGCTAG
- a CDS encoding SMP-30/gluconolactonase/LRE family protein translates to MPELTAVAEGLSFPEGPIALDDGSVLVVEIRRGTLSRVTPDGAVSVLAGCGGGPNGAAIGPDGAVYVCNNGGFAWHDREGLVLPGRQPDDYSGGRIQRVTFDGTVTDLYTEVDGHPLRGPNDIVFDADGGFYFTDLGKTRERDMDLGGLYYALPDGSRVEEIVHPLQQPNGVGLSPDGDRLYVAETGPGRVWCWDVTGPGRLRGRGSGARGAQLLHGFAGAQMLDSLAVDSAGNVCVATLNTGAITVLSPDGEIVDVVGVPVPDPLVTNICFGGPELRTAHITSSGRGVLYRTEWPRPGLAPRFTA, encoded by the coding sequence ATGCCCGAACTCACCGCTGTGGCCGAGGGGCTGAGCTTCCCCGAAGGACCGATCGCGCTCGACGACGGTTCCGTGCTGGTGGTGGAGATCCGGCGTGGCACCCTGTCCCGGGTGACGCCGGACGGCGCGGTCTCCGTCCTCGCCGGCTGCGGGGGCGGCCCGAACGGTGCCGCCATCGGGCCGGACGGCGCCGTGTACGTGTGCAACAACGGCGGCTTCGCCTGGCACGACCGCGAAGGGCTCGTGCTGCCCGGCCGCCAGCCCGACGACTACTCCGGTGGCCGCATCCAGCGCGTCACCTTCGACGGGACCGTGACCGACCTCTACACCGAGGTCGACGGCCATCCGCTGCGCGGCCCCAACGACATCGTGTTCGACGCCGACGGCGGGTTCTACTTCACCGACCTCGGCAAGACCCGCGAGCGGGACATGGACCTGGGCGGGCTGTACTACGCGCTGCCCGACGGTTCCCGCGTCGAGGAGATCGTGCACCCGCTGCAGCAACCCAACGGGGTCGGGCTGTCCCCGGACGGCGACCGGCTCTACGTCGCCGAAACGGGGCCGGGCCGGGTGTGGTGCTGGGACGTCACCGGCCCCGGCCGGCTGCGCGGGCGCGGTTCCGGGGCGCGCGGCGCGCAGCTGCTGCACGGTTTCGCCGGGGCGCAGATGCTCGACTCGCTCGCGGTGGACTCGGCGGGCAACGTGTGCGTGGCGACCTTGAACACCGGCGCGATCACGGTGCTCAGCCCGGACGGCGAGATCGTGGACGTCGTCGGAGTCCCGGTTCCGGACCCGCTGGTCACCAACATCTGCTTCGGCGGCCCCGAGCTGCGCACGGCCCACATCACGTCCTCGGGCCGCGGCGTGCTCTACCGCACCGAGTGGCCGCGCCCCGGTCTCGCGCCGCGGTTCACCGCGTGA